A genomic region of Thermodesulfobium narugense DSM 14796 contains the following coding sequences:
- a CDS encoding NADH-quinone oxidoreductase subunit 5 family protein yields MLDKNLIIFLSIGILFSGSIISFLFHKINSRKFHGTISIFTSLISFLTIIYLCINFINHPFSANLFNQSLFNTINLNLILRADGLNLFFALFGSFISFCVCIYSFEYMSHEKNGMGRFFGLMQLFIGGYLGVVLSDNLIWTYIFFELIGLCSYQLIGFWYDVNLSSYSAKKAYLMTHIAGYGLLLGIIAIAYCTHGNLIISKLEGSSFGIYTNIILLGILIACMAKSVQWPLHTWIPFAMNTVTPVSALLHAACLVKAGVYILVKMYVILYPYPLPWNALIVTVGSLTSLIGVMYALKQTEIKKLLAFHTVSQIGYMVAGIGLGTPLGIASALFHALNHGLFKCTLFLCSGIMQNATGSKDLTKMGGLFKKLPFTAALFLIGSFSISGVPGFNGFISKWMFYYAAIQANYPFAAAIGLIASTLTLLSFIKASSTAFFGFQKEEFSNIREGKYKLEIFSTSLLAIFCILIGILPQFLISYLLVPALHSLNLNLNQEILNFDLGVLLSSGGGYLASFTAIFAIVAIIIPFLIIFASIKKFKRTQSFTGGEVDISSLKSVNAFDYIFDVESLSKNFYRFTDSDKWYNFSNDLLKTTFEIIYIPIKWLENEMWLVTSIVSMIIVIAIVQLIR; encoded by the coding sequence TTGTTAGACAAAAATCTTATAATTTTTCTAAGCATAGGAATTCTTTTTTCTGGAAGTATAATCTCTTTCCTATTTCACAAAATAAATTCTAGAAAATTTCATGGAACTATCTCAATATTCACCTCTTTAATTTCTTTTCTAACTATAATATACCTTTGCATAAATTTTATTAATCATCCATTTTCTGCTAACCTTTTTAATCAAAGCCTTTTCAACACAATTAATTTGAACTTAATACTTAGAGCTGATGGCCTTAACTTATTTTTTGCACTTTTTGGATCCTTTATTAGTTTTTGCGTTTGCATTTATTCTTTTGAATATATGTCTCACGAAAAAAATGGAATGGGAAGGTTTTTTGGGCTCATGCAGCTCTTTATTGGAGGATATCTTGGAGTAGTATTAAGTGACAACTTAATCTGGACATATATTTTCTTCGAGCTTATAGGCCTTTGTTCTTATCAACTAATTGGCTTTTGGTATGACGTAAATCTTTCAAGCTACTCTGCGAAAAAGGCATATCTTATGACACACATTGCTGGGTATGGGCTGTTACTTGGCATTATTGCTATTGCATATTGTACACATGGAAATCTTATTATCTCAAAACTTGAAGGAAGTAGTTTTGGCATATATACCAATATAATCCTTCTAGGAATATTAATTGCATGTATGGCAAAATCTGTTCAATGGCCGCTTCACACGTGGATACCCTTCGCCATGAACACTGTGACCCCTGTTAGCGCACTTTTACATGCTGCATGCCTTGTCAAAGCTGGTGTGTATATCCTTGTAAAGATGTATGTGATATTGTATCCTTATCCGCTACCATGGAACGCACTGATAGTTACTGTAGGCTCGTTAACATCACTAATTGGCGTAATGTATGCGCTAAAACAGACAGAGATAAAAAAACTTCTTGCCTTTCATACCGTATCTCAAATTGGATATATGGTAGCAGGAATCGGACTCGGAACTCCCCTTGGTATAGCAAGTGCACTTTTTCACGCGCTTAATCATGGGCTATTTAAATGCACTCTATTTTTATGCTCTGGGATAATGCAAAACGCTACGGGCAGCAAAGACCTTACAAAGATGGGTGGACTTTTTAAAAAACTTCCATTTACAGCTGCCCTCTTTCTTATAGGATCGTTTTCAATATCAGGAGTGCCGGGTTTTAATGGATTTATAAGTAAATGGATGTTTTATTATGCAGCAATTCAAGCAAATTATCCATTTGCAGCAGCTATTGGCCTTATTGCAAGCACTCTTACCCTGCTTTCTTTCATAAAGGCATCTTCAACAGCTTTTTTTGGATTTCAAAAAGAAGAATTTAGCAATATTCGAGAAGGAAAATATAAGCTTGAAATATTTTCAACCTCCTTGCTCGCAATCTTTTGCATACTGATTGGAATATTGCCACAGTTTTTGATTTCATATCTTCTTGTGCCAGCTCTCCACAGCCTTAATTTAAACTTAAATCAAGAAATACTTAACTTTGACCTAGGGGTCTTGTTATCATCTGGAGGAGGTTACCTTGCAAGCTTTACAGCCATATTCGCAATAGTGGCCATTATTATTCCATTCTTAATAATATTTGCCTCAATCAAAAAGTTCAAAAGAACCCAAAGTTTTACCGGCGGAGAAGTAGATATTAGTTCTTTAAAAAGCGTAAATGCATTTGACTATATATTTGACGTTGAAAGCCTTTCAAAAAACTTTTATAGATTTACAGATTCAGACAAGTGGTATAACTTTTCAAATGATTTATTAAAAACTACATTTGAAATTATATATATACCTATAAAGTGGCTTGAAAACGAGATGTGGCTGGTGACAAGCATAGTTTCAATGATAATAGTAATAGCTATTGTCCAACTAATTAGGTGA
- a CDS encoding 4Fe-4S dicluster domain-containing protein produces MRLKINPKKCIGCQKCMDACKEINNSPESRIFISKNESTESFKITYCTMCGICEKVCPVKAIDRRKGVIDINPDACVGCKTCYYMCPFGAIEMISRQSTHYVKIIAQKCNLCEKNNFVAACAQACPTEAIVQAAAISTE; encoded by the coding sequence GTGAGACTTAAAATAAACCCAAAAAAGTGTATTGGATGTCAAAAATGTATGGATGCGTGCAAAGAAATAAACAATTCTCCTGAATCACGAATTTTTATATCAAAAAATGAATCTACAGAAAGCTTCAAAATCACATATTGCACAATGTGTGGAATATGTGAAAAGGTTTGCCCTGTAAAAGCTATAGATAGGAGAAAGGGAGTAATTGATATAAATCCTGATGCATGCGTTGGCTGTAAAACTTGCTACTATATGTGCCCATTTGGCGCAATCGAAATGATATCAAGACAAAGCACACATTATGTAAAAATAATAGCTCAAAAGTGTAATCTTTGTGAAAAAAACAATTTCGTTGCTGCGTGCGCTCAGGCCTGTCCAACAGAGGCAATTGTTCAGGCTGCAGCAATTTCTACAGAATAA
- a CDS encoding hydrogenase large subunit → MAWVQAVEKLGNVSVPPRARCLRTIVSELERIHSHLLWAGIAAHIIGFISVFYLIWNSREKVKDLMEITTGHRANYSFNTIGGIRRDITDLEPIYKILSEVEEDCKSFIDIVMNDKTIELRTKGVGVLTKEDAITYSVVGPTARASGIPQDIRKVDEPGAAYDLIDWKVIVSDGCDVFARVEVRLLEILESIHIIREILKIIPEGPIAKEIRPIIPEGTAIGRHEAPRGEDVHILVSDGSDVPFRHKIRAPSFVNLPALSAMLPNNDLANATLIVASVDPCLSCTQR, encoded by the coding sequence ATGGCCTGGGTCCAGGCAGTAGAAAAACTTGGAAATGTTAGTGTGCCCCCTAGGGCAAGGTGTTTAAGAACAATAGTTAGTGAGCTTGAAAGAATTCATTCACACCTTCTTTGGGCAGGAATTGCAGCACATATAATTGGTTTTATAAGCGTATTTTATTTAATATGGAATTCCAGAGAAAAAGTCAAAGATTTAATGGAGATAACAACTGGACATAGAGCAAATTACTCATTTAATACAATAGGCGGAATAAGAAGAGACATTACAGATTTAGAACCAATTTATAAGATATTAAGTGAAGTAGAAGAAGACTGTAAATCATTTATTGATATAGTCATGAATGACAAAACAATTGAACTCAGGACCAAAGGGGTTGGGGTCCTCACAAAAGAAGATGCAATTACATATTCAGTTGTAGGACCTACTGCAAGAGCTTCTGGCATCCCACAAGATATTAGAAAAGTTGATGAGCCAGGAGCTGCTTACGACCTAATTGATTGGAAAGTAATCGTTTCTGATGGGTGCGACGTTTTTGCAAGAGTAGAAGTAAGACTCTTAGAAATCTTGGAAAGCATACATATTATTAGAGAAATTCTAAAAATTATTCCAGAAGGTCCAATTGCTAAAGAAATTAGACCAATAATTCCCGAAGGTACAGCAATAGGTAGGCATGAGGCGCCAAGGGGCGAGGACGTTCACATTCTGGTATCTGATGGTTCGGATGTTCCCTTTCGACACAAGATTAGAGCTCCGAGCTTTGTCAATCTTCCAGCCCTCTCAGCAATGCTACCCAATAACGATTTGGCAAATGCAACTTTGATAGTTGCCAGTGTAGATCCATGCCTCTCATGTACTCAAAGATAG